The following are encoded in a window of Amphibacillus xylanus NBRC 15112 genomic DNA:
- the hisJ gene encoding histidinol-phosphatase HisJ, translating into MNIIGDYHVHTPFCPHGSNDKWENYINKAIEAGLKEISFTEHAPLPRNFIDPVPEQDSSMSYSNLDQYFKVGQQLKVAYKNEIKVNIGFEVDYIEGYEKEITEFLNDYGEMIDDAILSVHMLKHNDEYFCLDFSDEEFGRLVKRFGSIEAVYRAYYQTVKLAVKSDLGQYKPTRIGHLSLVEKFKKTYPTSFNDHDLIDEILLLIKQKGYTLDLNTAGLYKPLCQSIYPNTQIVKKAIQLGIRLIPGSDSHESSTIARGFGNIKHFFI; encoded by the coding sequence ATGAATATTATTGGTGACTATCATGTACATACTCCATTTTGTCCGCACGGCTCAAATGATAAATGGGAGAATTACATAAATAAAGCAATTGAAGCGGGATTAAAGGAAATTAGTTTTACAGAGCATGCTCCATTACCGAGGAATTTTATTGATCCGGTTCCAGAACAAGATAGTTCAATGAGTTATAGCAATCTCGATCAGTATTTTAAAGTTGGTCAACAGTTAAAAGTAGCATATAAAAATGAGATAAAAGTAAATATTGGATTCGAAGTTGATTATATTGAAGGTTATGAAAAAGAAATTACGGAATTTTTAAATGATTATGGTGAAATGATAGATGATGCGATTTTATCAGTGCATATGTTAAAACATAATGATGAATATTTCTGTTTGGATTTTAGCGATGAGGAGTTTGGTAGACTAGTTAAACGATTCGGTTCCATTGAAGCGGTTTATAGGGCTTATTATCAAACGGTGAAATTAGCAGTTAAGTCAGATTTAGGCCAGTATAAGCCCACTCGAATTGGGCATTTAAGTTTAGTGGAAAAATTTAAAAAAACATATCCAACGTCTTTCAATGATCATGATTTAATAGATGAAATATTGTTATTGATTAAGCAAAAGGGTTACACGCTAGATTTAAACACAGCTGGACTATACAAACCATTATGCCAATCAATTTATCCTAATACGCAAATTGTTAAGAAAGCGATTCAGTTAGGTATACGATTAATTCCTGGTTCAGATAGTCATGAATCATCAACAATTGCAAGAGGTTTTGGAAATATTAAGCATTTCTTTATATAA